Proteins encoded within one genomic window of Drosophila willistoni isolate 14030-0811.24 chromosome XL unlocalized genomic scaffold, UCI_dwil_1.1 Seg141, whole genome shotgun sequence:
- the LOC26529935 gene encoding mitochondrial import inner membrane translocase subunit Tim13 yields the protein MPSDYDLERIKEQILLANIQELLRKISQRCFDECVQLPDVELRGTERDCLTNCMDRFMDSLQLVSRQYFRRRSRQHRSRKNPEKYKSEKQQQQQQQQQQQQQHNAKKAV from the coding sequence ATGCCCTCTGATTATGATCTGGAGAGAATTAAAGAGCAAATTCTCCTGGCCAACATACAGGAATTGTTAAGGAAAATTTCACAACGCTGCTTTGATGAGTGTGTCCAATTGCCTGATGTGGAATTACGTGGCACCGAACGCGATTGTCTAACGAATTGTATGGATCGATTTATGGACTCGCTGCAATTGGTCTCCCGGCAATATTTCCGTCGACGAAGTCGTCAACATCGAAGTCGAAAAAATCccgaaaaatataaaagcgaaaagcagcagcagcagcagcaacaacaacaacaacaacagcaacacaacGCAAAAAAGGCAGTATGA